The following are from one region of the Thiocapsa rosea genome:
- a CDS encoding mechanosensitive ion channel family protein gives MILFERLAQLHWPILLGVAFVLMLWRLGSGPLQGRWLRKRVPIMLAVGDLLLWPLLVLVAGSLLLLLTPWLEVENANTGVRTATLVVCYLVASWLLARLIEVMILRKADDTLPERVPKLVVGLIYVALMLVGIAIVLWQRGYSFAGIWLSTGVAAAVLGLALQRTLGDLFSGIALGIERPFKMGDWVELRDGTVGQVIDLNWRATRLRGWDNATHVIPNSKMAGEPLKNLHDDQHLFAPWYFVRIPAEVDPRFATALILDAALRCESVLKFPYPIVRLADATTIPYQYMVWVHLKNYPAVFRGREELFREIHWAMQRAGISIAPEVHELHTRRAAVVQAEPPTILLALKGLDVAGLLTQEELEQVAARSVYSHFDSGHVILAEGAPSDAFYVIVGGLVEAAITLPDRTRKVTEVIGPGHHLGITSMLTDEPSFLELRAKSDVNLIRIDLDCLRSLLAKRPELAERFARIVKERVDAADAARAASRQPVGRLSLRDIRQRIEGLMARQSRFTRRP, from the coding sequence ATGATCCTATTCGAACGACTGGCTCAACTGCATTGGCCCATTTTACTGGGAGTGGCTTTCGTGCTCATGCTCTGGCGCCTCGGGTCGGGGCCGCTTCAGGGCCGCTGGCTGCGCAAGCGCGTTCCGATCATGCTCGCCGTCGGCGATCTGCTCTTGTGGCCTCTCCTGGTGTTGGTGGCGGGGAGCCTGCTCCTGTTGCTCACGCCGTGGCTGGAAGTCGAGAATGCCAACACCGGGGTGCGCACCGCGACCCTGGTCGTGTGCTATTTGGTCGCCAGTTGGCTGCTCGCGCGCCTGATCGAGGTGATGATCCTGCGCAAGGCCGACGATACCCTACCCGAGCGCGTGCCGAAGCTGGTCGTCGGCTTGATCTATGTCGCGCTCATGCTCGTGGGTATTGCGATCGTGCTCTGGCAGCGCGGTTATTCCTTCGCCGGGATTTGGCTCTCCACGGGTGTCGCCGCGGCGGTGCTCGGTCTTGCGCTCCAGCGCACGCTCGGGGATCTCTTCTCCGGGATCGCACTCGGCATCGAGCGGCCGTTCAAGATGGGGGATTGGGTGGAGCTGCGCGACGGCACCGTCGGTCAGGTCATCGACCTCAACTGGCGTGCCACCCGCCTACGTGGCTGGGACAATGCCACGCATGTCATCCCGAATTCCAAGATGGCGGGCGAGCCGCTGAAAAATCTGCACGACGACCAGCATCTCTTCGCCCCATGGTATTTCGTCCGGATCCCGGCCGAGGTCGATCCGCGCTTCGCCACGGCACTTATTCTCGACGCGGCCTTGCGGTGTGAAAGCGTTCTGAAGTTCCCCTATCCGATCGTTCGCCTCGCGGATGCGACGACCATCCCTTACCAGTACATGGTGTGGGTCCATTTGAAGAACTATCCCGCGGTGTTTCGCGGTCGCGAGGAGCTGTTCCGCGAGATTCATTGGGCCATGCAACGCGCGGGGATCAGCATCGCGCCGGAGGTCCACGAGCTTCACACACGTCGAGCCGCCGTGGTCCAGGCCGAGCCGCCGACGATCCTGCTCGCGCTCAAGGGTCTGGATGTGGCCGGTTTGCTCACGCAGGAGGAGCTCGAGCAGGTGGCCGCGCGCAGCGTCTATTCTCACTTCGACAGCGGGCATGTCATCCTCGCCGAAGGCGCCCCGAGCGATGCCTTTTACGTGATCGTCGGCGGACTCGTGGAGGCCGCCATTACGCTGCCGGATCGCACTCGCAAGGTCACGGAGGTCATCGGTCCCGGCCATCACCTGGGGATTACATCCATGTTGACCGACGAACCCTCCTTCCTGGAGCTGCGGGCCAAGAGCGATGTGAACCTGATCCGGATCGACCTGGATTGCCTGCGGTCGTTGTTGGCCAAACGCCCCGAGCTGGCCGAGCGTTTCGCCCGCATCGTGAAGGAGCGGGTCGATGCCGCGGATGCGGCCAGGGCTGCGAGCCGCCAGCCGGTCGGGCGCCTGAGTCTACGCGACATCCGCCAGCGCATCGAAGGACTCATGGCCCGCCAATCACGCTTTACGCGGCGACCCTAA